One Methanocaldococcus sp. genomic window carries:
- a CDS encoding OB-fold nucleic acid binding domain-containing protein, whose product MKLNQKNIILFTLTCFIILSTIYLFLNPIQPKESKICNIKEGDYVIIKGYIQEIDVKRDKYRHVINISRIVINDGTGNLDIVSFGKTREQLLNYMLSYTPMIKEGDYVEVKGKVTVYNGKYEIILNDIHNFKLIEKRNYNRDIYLSPIPTNIYASKYGKKYHTLNNCPYGKRLKESNIIYFYSEEDAKALGYEKCKWCESHENTSK is encoded by the coding sequence ATGAAACTAAATCAAAAAAATATTATTCTTTTTACTTTAACGTGTTTTATAATTCTATCTACAATATATCTATTTTTAAATCCAATTCAACCAAAAGAAAGTAAAATATGTAATATTAAAGAAGGAGACTATGTAATTATAAAGGGATATATTCAAGAAATAGATGTTAAAAGAGATAAGTATAGACATGTAATTAATATTTCAAGAATTGTAATAAATGATGGAACTGGAAACTTAGATATAGTATCTTTTGGCAAAACAAGAGAACAATTATTAAATTATATGTTGAGTTATACTCCAATGATAAAGGAAGGGGATTATGTAGAAGTGAAGGGAAAGGTTACCGTATATAATGGAAAGTATGAAATAATATTAAATGATATTCATAACTTTAAACTAATTGAAAAGAGAAATTACAATAGAGATATTTATTTATCTCCAATACCTACAAATATATATGCTTCAAAGTATGGTAAAAAGTATCACACTTTAAATAACTGTCCTTACGGAAAAAGATTAAAAGAAAGTAATATTATATATTTTTATTCTGAAGAAGATGCCAAAGCATTAGGCTACGAGAAATGCAAGTGGTGTGAATCTCATGAGAACACATCTAAATAA